A window of the Thermoleophilia bacterium SCSIO 60948 genome harbors these coding sequences:
- a CDS encoding ABC transporter ATP-binding protein, with translation MSLEARDLTLGYDREPVVQGLDLTLLEGKVTAIVGANACGKSTLLRGLARLLKPREGAVLLDGQEVASMPTKQVARRLGLLPQGPVAPDGLTIADLVSRGRYPHQKLLRQWSREDEALVDWALAATGLDDLRERQVDELSGGQRQRAWLAMSLAQDTHTLLLDEPTTYLDLAHQVEMLDLLEELNERDGRTIVLVLHDLNQACRYAHHLVTMRAGQIHEQGQPNDIVDAEMVMAVYGVEAEVVAHPTQGTPLCVPLGRRGRARSKAPPAQPLT, from the coding sequence ATGAGCCTCGAGGCCCGCGACCTGACGCTCGGATACGATCGTGAGCCCGTCGTGCAGGGTCTCGATCTGACGCTGCTCGAGGGCAAGGTCACCGCGATCGTCGGCGCCAACGCATGCGGCAAGTCGACCCTGCTGCGCGGTCTCGCGCGGCTGCTCAAGCCGCGCGAGGGCGCGGTGCTGCTCGACGGTCAGGAGGTCGCCTCGATGCCGACGAAGCAGGTCGCTCGGAGGCTCGGTCTGCTTCCCCAGGGCCCGGTCGCCCCCGACGGCCTGACGATCGCCGACCTGGTCAGCCGCGGGCGCTATCCGCACCAGAAGCTGCTGCGGCAGTGGTCGCGCGAGGACGAGGCGCTCGTCGATTGGGCGCTCGCGGCGACCGGGCTCGACGACCTACGCGAGCGTCAGGTGGACGAGCTCTCCGGGGGACAGCGACAGCGCGCGTGGCTCGCGATGTCGCTCGCGCAGGACACCCACACGTTGTTGCTCGACGAGCCGACCACCTATCTCGACCTCGCCCACCAGGTCGAGATGCTCGACCTTCTCGAGGAGCTCAACGAGCGCGACGGTCGCACGATCGTGCTCGTGCTCCACGACCTCAACCAGGCCTGCCGCTACGCCCACCACCTCGTCACGATGCGCGCCGGTCAGATCCACGAGCAGGGCCAGCCGAACGACATCGTCGACGCCGAGATGGTGATGGCGGTCTACGGCGTCGAGGCCGAGGTCGTGGCCCATCCGACCCAGGGCACGCCGCTGTGTGTGCCGCTGGGCCGGCGGGGCCGGGCGCGGTCGAAGGCTCCGCCCGCGCAGCCGCTCACCTGA
- a CDS encoding iron ABC transporter permease yields MSAAVARLRSSRPIVVRVDRLGFSTRIHPRVLAVTALAALVAFAAFIAEIAWGEFPIAPFDALLSLFGAGTPENNATVFDLRLPRALVAALAGIALALSGAVFQTLARNPLASPDIIGVTGGAAFAGVASFVFIDDSGFVPVAAFAGALIAALALYALAWRDGLSPFRFVLVGIGIAAITLAGTTYVLVEGRIVDIAAATVWLVGSVNLRVWGDVWPLSIGLIVLVPFVVAMSRSLDALALGDDSARALGVSAERTRLGLVVVGAALVAIAVAAAGPIAFVALIAPNVGRLLAGKGGAASLPVVAACGAALVLSADFAGRIIFAPDQLPVGIVTAILGAPFFLVLLARANRIRTESG; encoded by the coding sequence ATGAGCGCCGCGGTCGCCAGGCTGCGCTCGAGCCGCCCGATCGTCGTGCGGGTCGATCGGCTCGGGTTCTCGACGCGGATCCACCCCCGCGTGCTCGCCGTAACGGCGCTCGCTGCGCTCGTCGCCTTCGCGGCCTTCATCGCCGAGATCGCCTGGGGCGAGTTCCCGATCGCGCCGTTCGATGCTCTGCTCTCCCTGTTCGGTGCCGGGACGCCGGAGAACAACGCCACCGTCTTCGACCTGCGCCTGCCACGGGCGCTCGTCGCGGCGCTGGCCGGGATCGCATTGGCGCTGTCGGGCGCGGTGTTCCAGACGCTCGCGCGCAACCCGCTCGCCTCGCCGGACATCATCGGCGTGACGGGCGGCGCCGCCTTCGCGGGCGTCGCGAGCTTCGTCTTCATCGACGACTCGGGGTTCGTCCCCGTCGCCGCCTTCGCCGGCGCCCTCATCGCCGCGCTCGCGCTCTACGCGCTCGCCTGGCGGGATGGCCTGTCGCCGTTTCGCTTCGTCCTGGTGGGGATCGGGATCGCCGCGATCACGCTGGCGGGGACGACGTACGTCCTCGTCGAGGGCCGGATCGTCGACATCGCCGCGGCGACGGTCTGGCTCGTCGGCAGCGTCAATCTGCGGGTCTGGGGCGACGTCTGGCCGCTCTCCATCGGCCTGATCGTGCTCGTTCCGTTCGTCGTCGCGATGAGCCGCTCGCTGGACGCGCTCGCGCTCGGCGACGATTCCGCGCGCGCGCTCGGGGTCAGCGCCGAGCGCACCCGGCTGGGCCTCGTCGTCGTCGGCGCCGCGCTCGTGGCGATCGCGGTGGCCGCCGCGGGCCCGATCGCCTTCGTGGCCCTGATCGCCCCCAACGTCGGCCGGCTGCTCGCCGGCAAGGGCGGCGCGGCTTCGCTGCCGGTGGTCGCCGCGTGCGGCGCCGCGCTCGTGCTGTCGGCCGACTTCGCGGGGCGGATCATCTTCGCACCCGACCAACTCCCGGTGGGGATCGTCACGGCGATCCTGGGGGCGCCGTTCTTCCTCGTCCTGCTCGCCCGAGCGAACCGGATCCGGACGGAGTCGGGATGA
- a CDS encoding iron chelate uptake ABC transporter family permease subunit — protein sequence MERVAPAGVRSGRPLPPRPVAAPEEPAAEAARRRRSRESTAAGLLRGATGRSAGLVAALVLLGLAGALSLALGAASIPIGDTIDAIFGRGVGDGLIVETERVPRTLIGIAVGAGLGAAGALIQGLTRNPLADPWILGIEAGAALAVVVGIFLVSADGGALAWYALAGAGITWAFVYAIGSSGGGKATPLNLTLAGAATAALLAALTSAIVVFDAETLDEYRFWIAGSIAGRELSVLVDMLPFLAAGAVVALVSGRALNGLSLGHDVARALGQRVALTQVAVAVGVVLLSGAAVAMAGPIGFVGLTVPHLARMLIGPDYRWIIPYSAVLGATLLLVADLVGRLIDPPQEIQVGIVMAVVGAPVFIALVRRRRLAAI from the coding sequence ATCGAGCGTGTCGCGCCGGCGGGGGTCCGTAGCGGCCGCCCGCTGCCACCGCGACCCGTCGCGGCCCCGGAGGAGCCCGCCGCCGAGGCCGCGAGGCGGCGCCGCAGCCGTGAGTCGACCGCGGCCGGCCTGCTGCGCGGAGCGACTGGGCGCTCGGCGGGGCTCGTCGCCGCCCTCGTTCTGCTCGGGCTCGCCGGGGCGCTCTCGCTCGCGCTGGGCGCCGCCTCGATCCCGATCGGTGACACGATCGACGCGATCTTCGGCCGCGGCGTCGGCGACGGCCTGATCGTCGAGACCGAGCGCGTGCCCAGGACCCTGATCGGCATCGCGGTCGGCGCGGGGCTCGGCGCGGCCGGCGCGTTGATCCAGGGATTGACGCGAAACCCGCTCGCCGATCCGTGGATCCTCGGCATCGAGGCCGGGGCGGCGCTGGCGGTCGTCGTCGGGATCTTCCTCGTCAGCGCCGACGGCGGCGCGCTCGCCTGGTACGCGCTCGCGGGCGCCGGCATCACCTGGGCGTTCGTCTACGCGATCGGGTCGAGCGGTGGCGGCAAGGCGACGCCGCTCAACCTGACCCTCGCCGGCGCGGCGACCGCGGCGCTGCTGGCGGCGCTGACGTCGGCGATCGTCGTCTTCGACGCCGAGACGCTCGACGAGTACCGATTCTGGATCGCGGGATCGATCGCCGGCCGCGAGCTCTCGGTGCTCGTCGACATGCTGCCGTTCCTCGCCGCCGGCGCCGTCGTCGCGCTGGTCAGCGGCCGGGCCCTGAACGGCCTGTCGCTCGGCCACGACGTGGCCAGGGCACTCGGCCAGAGGGTCGCGCTGACCCAGGTCGCGGTCGCCGTCGGCGTCGTGCTGCTGTCCGGAGCGGCGGTCGCGATGGCCGGGCCGATCGGGTTCGTCGGCCTCACCGTTCCGCACCTCGCGCGGATGCTGATCGGCCCCGACTACCGCTGGATCATCCCGTACTCGGCGGTGCTGGGGGCGACGCTGCTCCTGGTCGCCGACCTCGTCGGGCGCCTGATCGACCCGCCGCAGGAGATCCAGGTCGGGATCGTGATGGCGGTGGTCGGGGCCCCGGTCTTCATCGCCCTCGTCCGCCGCCGGAGGCTGGCCGCGATATGA
- a CDS encoding carbon-nitrogen hydrolase family protein, whose translation MSQGIGTFAAASAPFGPRMGADLLRVASIVESARAQGAGLVVLPETALGGYLRADGTPGKPLALDSPEIARLCEIAGDTVVCIGFTEIADGVGERPHSSAVCVWGDGILGHQRKVHLPPAEVGQFSPGERFSAFDTPVGRMGMLVCYDKIFPEAARTLALDGAEAIASLSAWAMDRYDPALRLNADRQTRHFNVLDEVRALENQVVWISSNLTGRIGPLRFVGQSKIVDPDGTVVAKTGSRAGLAIGEVDLAGARNASLAKIAHLADRMAGSYRLEPPLPVAPAPAGLV comes from the coding sequence ATGAGCCAGGGGATCGGAACGTTCGCGGCCGCGTCGGCCCCCTTCGGGCCCCGGATGGGTGCCGACCTGCTTCGTGTCGCGTCGATCGTCGAGTCCGCGCGGGCTCAGGGCGCCGGGCTCGTCGTCCTGCCGGAGACGGCGCTCGGCGGCTACCTGCGAGCCGACGGCACGCCGGGCAAGCCGCTCGCCCTCGACTCGCCCGAGATCGCCCGTCTGTGTGAGATCGCGGGCGACACCGTCGTCTGCATCGGGTTCACCGAGATCGCGGATGGCGTCGGCGAGCGCCCGCACTCGAGCGCCGTCTGCGTCTGGGGCGACGGGATCCTCGGCCACCAGCGCAAGGTCCATCTGCCTCCGGCGGAGGTCGGCCAGTTCAGTCCCGGTGAGCGCTTCTCGGCCTTCGACACACCGGTCGGCCGGATGGGCATGCTCGTCTGCTACGACAAGATCTTCCCTGAGGCGGCACGCACCCTGGCCCTCGACGGAGCCGAGGCGATCGCCTCGCTGTCGGCCTGGGCGATGGACCGTTACGACCCCGCGCTGCGGCTCAACGCCGACCGCCAGACGCGCCACTTCAACGTCCTCGACGAGGTCCGCGCGCTCGAGAACCAGGTCGTTTGGATCTCCTCGAACCTGACCGGCCGTATCGGGCCGCTGCGCTTCGTCGGCCAGTCGAAGATCGTCGACCCGGACGGCACCGTCGTCGCCAAGACCGGCAGCCGCGCCGGACTCGCGATCGGCGAGGTGGATCTCGCCGGCGCGCGGAACGCGTCGCTCGCGAAGATCGCGCACCTCGCCGACCGGATGGCAGGCAGCTACCGGCTCGAGCCGCCGCTCCCGGTCGCCCCGGCCCCCGCCGGCCTCGTCTGA
- a CDS encoding HAD-IA family hydrolase produces the protein MAPILFGSIGSIAETSELSREAFNEAFSAHDLDWNWDRDTYQRLLARSGGADRVAEYAQARGESVDADAVHATKSELFQAKVREGDLRPRAGVVETIEAARGRGEKLGLVTTTARENIDAVLDGVGSQIDRDSFDVIVDVSMVGERKPAPASYELALGELGVGAGDCVAIEDNSDGVSAAVAAGVPTVAFPGANTTEHEYSRAREVVSELDPSTLA, from the coding sequence ATGGCCCCAATCCTCTTCGGCTCGATCGGCTCGATCGCAGAGACGTCAGAGCTCTCGCGAGAGGCCTTCAACGAGGCCTTCTCCGCCCACGACCTCGACTGGAACTGGGATCGCGACACCTATCAGCGCCTGCTCGCCCGTAGCGGCGGCGCCGACCGCGTGGCCGAGTACGCACAGGCGCGCGGCGAGAGCGTGGACGCCGATGCGGTCCACGCGACGAAGTCCGAGCTCTTCCAGGCGAAGGTCCGCGAAGGCGATCTCCGGCCGCGCGCGGGCGTGGTCGAGACCATCGAGGCGGCGCGAGGCAGGGGCGAGAAGCTCGGCCTCGTCACGACGACGGCGCGCGAGAACATCGACGCCGTCCTCGACGGCGTCGGCTCGCAGATCGACCGCGACAGCTTCGACGTGATCGTCGACGTATCGATGGTCGGGGAGCGCAAGCCCGCCCCGGCCTCGTATGAGCTGGCGCTCGGCGAGCTCGGCGTCGGTGCCGGCGACTGCGTCGCGATCGAGGACAACTCCGACGGGGTCAGCGCCGCGGTCGCGGCCGGTGTGCCGACGGTGGCCTTCCCGGGCGCCAACACCACCGAGCACGAGTACTCGCGAGCGCGCGAGGTCGTCAGCGAGCTCGACCCGTCGACCCTCGCCTGA
- a CDS encoding sedoheptulose 7-phosphate cyclase: MSTPSANFEAGAGEFRIEGYERIDFDLLYAHGAFEPENRQIADSFRDFGRCLTIVDETVHELYGEQMEAYFSHHGIELTAFPVRIREQDKTLRSVERIVDAIDEFGLVRKEPVLVVGGGLVTDVAGFACSMYRRATNYIRVPTTLIGLVDASVAIKVAVNHGKLKNRLGAYHASRQVILDFAFLGTLPEDQIRNGMAELIKIAVVADRGIFEALEEHGEALLRTRFGELGDDPEMREIAHRVTYEAIRRMLELEAPNLHELDLDRVIAYGHTWSPTLELAPDTPMFHGHGVNIDMALSATLAARRGYISDSDRDRILGLMSRVGLALDSPYLTPELLREATASIVKTRDGELRAAVPRPIGECHFVSDLSSGELEAALAEHRRLAAGYPRGGDGEEMFMAPAPVGV; encoded by the coding sequence ATGTCCACCCCCAGCGCGAACTTCGAGGCCGGCGCGGGCGAGTTCCGCATCGAGGGCTATGAGCGGATCGACTTCGACCTGCTCTACGCGCACGGCGCCTTCGAGCCCGAGAACCGCCAGATCGCCGATTCGTTCCGGGACTTCGGCCGTTGTCTGACCATCGTCGACGAGACCGTCCACGAGCTCTACGGCGAGCAGATGGAGGCCTACTTCTCCCACCACGGGATCGAGCTGACCGCGTTCCCGGTCCGGATCCGCGAGCAGGACAAGACGCTTCGAAGCGTCGAGCGGATCGTCGACGCGATCGACGAGTTCGGTCTCGTGCGCAAGGAGCCGGTGCTGGTCGTCGGCGGCGGGCTCGTCACGGACGTCGCCGGCTTCGCCTGCTCGATGTACCGGCGCGCGACGAACTACATCCGCGTCCCGACGACCCTGATCGGGCTCGTCGACGCGAGCGTCGCGATCAAGGTCGCCGTCAACCACGGCAAGCTGAAGAACCGGCTCGGCGCCTACCACGCCTCGCGCCAGGTGATCCTCGACTTCGCCTTCCTGGGCACGCTCCCCGAGGATCAGATCCGAAACGGCATGGCCGAGCTGATCAAGATCGCGGTCGTCGCCGACCGTGGGATCTTCGAGGCGCTCGAAGAGCACGGCGAGGCGCTGCTTCGCACGCGCTTCGGCGAGCTCGGCGACGACCCGGAGATGCGCGAGATCGCCCATCGCGTCACGTACGAGGCGATCAGGCGGATGCTCGAGCTCGAGGCGCCGAACCTGCACGAGCTCGACCTCGACCGGGTCATCGCCTACGGCCACACCTGGAGCCCGACGCTCGAGCTCGCCCCCGACACGCCGATGTTCCACGGCCACGGGGTCAACATCGACATGGCGCTCTCGGCGACGCTCGCGGCGCGGCGCGGCTACATCTCCGACTCCGACCGCGACCGGATCCTCGGGTTGATGAGCCGCGTCGGCCTCGCGCTCGACAGCCCGTATCTGACGCCGGAGCTGCTCCGCGAGGCGACCGCCTCGATCGTCAAGACGCGCGACGGAGAACTGCGCGCTGCGGTACCGCGCCCGATCGGCGAGTGCCACTTCGTCAGCGACCTCTCCTCCGGGGAGCTCGAGGCGGCGCTCGCCGAGCACAGGCGACTCGCGGCGGGCTATCCGCGCGGGGGCGACGGCGAGGAGATGTTCATGGCGCCGGCACCCGTCGGCGTCTGA
- a CDS encoding SAM-dependent methyltransferase, whose amino-acid sequence MAEGPEPRPVTPLDLVSHHLGRALELLGDDADPALRAELDRADALARGLGPYAELMSSPESPALGALDRLTRVEDWGARDRGVALEQEMLSGRLEGRLLAFLVAATGARNVLEIGMFSGYSALAMAEALPPDGSLVACEIDAGVADFARRRFDASPSGERIDIRIAPALATLASLVTDEERFDLVFIDADKPSYEDYLDAILAGGLLAPDGIVCVDNTLLQGEPYLGEDVSERSRNGAAIAAFNERVAADPELEQVLLPVRDGVTLIRRTGPRDG is encoded by the coding sequence GTGGCCGAAGGCCCCGAGCCGCGTCCGGTGACGCCGCTCGACCTGGTCTCGCACCACCTCGGCCGCGCGCTCGAGCTGCTCGGCGACGACGCCGACCCCGCGCTCAGGGCCGAGCTCGACCGCGCCGATGCGCTGGCGCGGGGCCTCGGCCCCTACGCCGAGCTGATGAGCTCGCCCGAGTCGCCGGCCCTCGGCGCGCTCGACCGCCTCACCCGCGTCGAGGACTGGGGCGCGCGCGATCGCGGCGTGGCGCTCGAGCAGGAGATGCTCTCCGGGCGCCTCGAGGGCCGGCTGCTGGCGTTCCTCGTCGCGGCCACGGGCGCGCGAAACGTGCTGGAGATCGGGATGTTCAGCGGCTACTCGGCGCTCGCGATGGCCGAGGCCCTGCCGCCCGACGGCTCGCTCGTCGCCTGCGAGATCGACGCCGGCGTCGCCGATTTCGCCCGCCGCCGCTTCGACGCCTCGCCGTCCGGCGAGCGCATCGACATCAGGATCGCTCCCGCCCTCGCGACCCTCGCATCGCTCGTCACCGACGAGGAGCGCTTCGATCTGGTCTTCATCGACGCGGACAAACCGAGCTACGAGGACTACCTCGACGCGATCCTCGCCGGCGGGCTGCTCGCCCCGGACGGGATCGTCTGCGTCGACAACACACTGCTCCAGGGCGAGCCCTACCTCGGCGAGGACGTATCCGAGCGCTCGCGAAACGGAGCCGCGATCGCCGCGTTCAACGAGCGTGTCGCCGCCGATCCCGAGCTCGAACAGGTGCTGCTGCCGGTGCGCGACGGAGTGACCCTGATCCGCCGCACCGGCCCTCGCGATGGCTGA
- a CDS encoding ATP-grasp enzyme has product MADPRPRLRTTVRSAATLAGLGAVAPLNAALTFAAIVRGGSVRRGRELPRAGRTVLITGGKMTKALALARAFDRAGHRVILAEGAKYRLTGHRFSRAVSRFHVIPEPGADDYAEAIERIVDAERADVFVPVSSPLSSRYEADAGARIADRCEVVHGDPETVRTVDDKYEFATAAARLGLPVPDTRLITDPAQVADFDFAANPGPYILKSIAYDPIRRLDLTPLPRPTASETRAFAESLPISTERPWILQELVAGQEFCTHSTVRDGELTLHCCCRSSAFQLNYEMVDHPAIEAWVRRFARELRLTGQYSFDFIETETGELRAIECNPRTHSAITMFYDHPGVADAYLGRRADTVVPTATSRPTHWIYNELWHALRRPRELPRRLRTIARGKDAIFDRSDPLPFLLVHHLQIPSLLARAARRGEDWIRIDFNIGKLVEPGGD; this is encoded by the coding sequence ATGGCTGACCCGCGCCCGAGGCTGCGCACCACGGTGCGGAGCGCCGCGACGCTCGCCGGGCTCGGCGCCGTCGCGCCGCTCAACGCCGCGCTGACCTTCGCCGCCATCGTGCGGGGTGGCTCCGTGCGTCGCGGACGCGAACTGCCGCGCGCCGGCCGCACGGTCCTGATCACGGGCGGGAAGATGACGAAGGCCCTGGCGCTCGCGCGAGCCTTCGACCGCGCCGGGCACAGGGTCATCCTCGCCGAGGGGGCAAAGTACCGGCTGACCGGCCACCGGTTCTCACGCGCCGTCAGCCGCTTCCACGTGATCCCCGAACCGGGCGCCGACGACTACGCCGAGGCGATCGAGCGGATCGTCGACGCGGAGCGGGCCGACGTCTTCGTGCCGGTGTCGAGCCCGCTGTCGAGCCGCTACGAGGCCGACGCCGGCGCACGGATCGCCGATCGCTGCGAGGTCGTCCACGGCGACCCCGAGACCGTGCGAACCGTCGATGACAAGTACGAGTTCGCGACGGCCGCCGCGCGCCTCGGCCTCCCGGTGCCCGACACCCGCTTGATCACGGACCCGGCGCAGGTCGCGGACTTCGACTTCGCCGCCAACCCCGGCCCGTACATCCTCAAGAGCATCGCCTACGACCCGATCCGGCGCCTCGACCTGACGCCGCTGCCGCGCCCGACGGCGTCCGAGACGAGAGCGTTCGCCGAATCGCTGCCGATCTCCACCGAGCGCCCCTGGATCCTCCAGGAGCTCGTCGCCGGTCAGGAGTTCTGTACCCACAGCACCGTTCGCGACGGCGAGCTGACGCTCCACTGCTGCTGCCGGTCCTCGGCGTTCCAGCTCAACTACGAGATGGTCGACCACCCCGCCATCGAAGCCTGGGTGCGCCGCTTCGCGCGCGAGCTCCGGCTCACCGGGCAGTATTCGTTCGACTTCATCGAGACCGAGACGGGCGAGCTCAGGGCGATCGAGTGCAACCCGCGGACGCACTCGGCGATCACGATGTTCTACGACCACCCCGGGGTCGCCGACGCCTACCTGGGCCGCCGAGCCGACACCGTCGTCCCGACCGCGACGAGCCGGCCGACACACTGGATCTACAACGAGCTGTGGCACGCGCTGCGCCGCCCGCGCGAGCTGCCCCGGCGGCTGCGGACGATCGCGCGCGGCAAGGACGCGATCTTCGACCGCTCCGACCCGCTGCCGTTCCTGCTCGTCCACCACCTCCAGATTCCATCGCTGCTCGCGCGCGCCGCGCGGCGCGGCGAGGACTGGATCCGGATCGACTTCAACATCGGCAAGCTCGTCGAGCCCGGCGGCGACTGA
- a CDS encoding D-alanine--D-alanine ligase has translation MALRLLHLTGSAESEFFAELSRLYAGDCLAEIDDPARYESLVAHVDPGGEWRFPEDLSPAALERAEPLGAGAAVARIGDERPDVMVPQMFCLPGMTAYRSLFEVLGIPYLGSRGDVMAIAADKARTRSIVAAAGVAVPDAEVVRPGQRPGLDPPYVVKPLASDNSTGVSLVRDAHEVEDALERALAVGPAALVERYVELGREVRCGLLARGDELDELPLEEYALDPEAHPIRGEADKLARDGEQGGLRLVAKDSPGAWIIPRSDPVCEPAWEASRRAHRALGCRDYSLFDFRIDPDGRPWFLEAGPYCSFARTSVIATMARAEGTGVAELFAEAVAQAMSRTNRGAAT, from the coding sequence ATGGCGCTGCGACTACTGCATCTGACCGGCTCGGCAGAAAGCGAGTTCTTCGCCGAGCTCTCGCGCCTCTACGCCGGCGACTGCCTGGCCGAGATCGACGATCCGGCGCGCTACGAGAGCCTCGTCGCTCACGTCGACCCCGGGGGCGAGTGGCGCTTCCCCGAGGACCTGTCCCCCGCCGCGCTCGAGCGCGCCGAGCCGCTGGGCGCCGGGGCGGCCGTCGCGAGGATCGGCGACGAGCGGCCGGACGTGATGGTCCCGCAGATGTTCTGCCTTCCGGGCATGACCGCTTACCGGTCGCTGTTCGAGGTCCTCGGGATCCCCTACCTCGGCAGTCGCGGCGACGTGATGGCGATCGCCGCCGACAAGGCGCGGACGCGCTCGATCGTCGCCGCGGCGGGCGTCGCCGTTCCCGACGCCGAGGTCGTCCGGCCGGGCCAACGGCCCGGGCTCGATCCGCCCTACGTCGTCAAGCCGCTCGCCTCCGACAACTCGACAGGAGTCTCGCTCGTCCGCGACGCGCACGAGGTCGAGGACGCCCTCGAGCGCGCGCTGGCGGTAGGTCCCGCAGCGCTGGTCGAACGCTACGTCGAGCTCGGACGCGAGGTCAGGTGCGGCCTGCTCGCCCGTGGCGACGAGCTCGACGAGTTGCCGCTCGAGGAGTACGCACTCGACCCCGAGGCGCACCCGATCCGCGGCGAGGCCGACAAGCTCGCGCGCGACGGCGAGCAGGGCGGGCTTCGGCTCGTCGCCAAGGACTCGCCCGGCGCCTGGATCATCCCGCGCTCCGATCCGGTCTGCGAGCCGGCCTGGGAGGCCTCGCGCCGCGCCCACCGAGCGCTCGGCTGCCGCGACTACAGCCTGTTCGACTTCCGGATCGACCCGGACGGGCGGCCCTGGTTCCTCGAGGCGGGCCCCTACTGCTCCTTCGCGCGGACCAGCGTGATCGCGACCATGGCGCGCGCCGAGGGGACCGGCGTCGCCGAGCTCTTCGCCGAGGCGGTCGCGCAGGCGATGTCGAGAACGAACCGAGGAGCAGCGACATGA
- a CDS encoding TauD/TfdA family dioxygenase, with amino-acid sequence MNVTELEPVGARVEGLSIDAAGAEDVTRLRGLLAEHGVLVLPGQSAGDEGFVAFLERFGELMFTDGETPVDGFPDLNVVSNVGRDTPPKSNFHVDTSYVRVPPALTSLRAVEIPERGGETLFTNQYRAYDTLPAELRERLAGRTITHRVTGVDPGPDSETEAEHPVFHTHPISGRTAIYMSTPARCVAISGLPDDEAGELIGRLFEHSTAEENTMRHAWSPGDVAIWDNGCVLHRADHSGVSGDRVMHRGMVAGEGPLEPAA; translated from the coding sequence ATGAACGTGACCGAACTCGAGCCCGTCGGCGCGCGCGTCGAGGGCCTGTCGATCGACGCAGCGGGGGCCGAGGACGTCACGCGCCTGCGCGGGCTGCTGGCCGAGCACGGGGTTCTCGTCCTGCCCGGCCAGAGCGCCGGCGACGAGGGCTTCGTCGCGTTCCTCGAGCGCTTCGGCGAACTGATGTTCACCGACGGCGAGACGCCTGTCGACGGGTTCCCCGACCTCAACGTCGTCTCGAACGTCGGGCGGGACACGCCGCCGAAGAGCAACTTCCACGTCGATACGAGCTACGTCCGGGTCCCGCCCGCCCTGACCTCGCTGCGCGCGGTCGAGATCCCCGAGCGCGGCGGCGAGACGCTGTTCACCAACCAGTACCGCGCCTACGACACGCTCCCGGCCGAGCTCCGTGAGCGACTCGCCGGCAGGACGATCACGCACCGGGTCACCGGCGTCGACCCCGGTCCCGACTCCGAGACCGAGGCCGAGCACCCGGTCTTTCACACCCACCCGATCTCGGGACGGACCGCGATCTACATGTCGACGCCGGCGCGCTGCGTCGCGATCAGCGGGCTCCCCGACGACGAGGCGGGTGAGCTGATCGGGCGGCTCTTCGAGCACTCGACCGCGGAGGAGAACACGATGCGCCACGCCTGGAGCCCCGGCGACGTCGCCATCTGGGACAACGGCTGCGTCCTGCACCGAGCAGATCACTCCGGCGTCTCGGGCGACCGGGTGATGCACCGCGGGATGGTCGCGGGCGAGGGGCCACTCGAGCCCGCCGCCTGA